The following are encoded together in the Notolabrus celidotus isolate fNotCel1 chromosome 9, fNotCel1.pri, whole genome shotgun sequence genome:
- the tmem119a gene encoding transmembrane protein 119, with the protein MIRLKDFVLTRVVDFLQDNLLIIIVVTSLLIVMVFIICCASAMSHKRKRRPTNPLRSNPRSTWLINKVDARSSSEFRRDRTLVDHVKRVQNQSMASPKHLRQPSKALVGEKGRDVRSSPRQESSERSGMGRGGGEEERRMPKHKEQPKVTGEEVQQKLQFQSIQCAPAAT; encoded by the coding sequence ATGATCCGCCTGAAGGACTTTGTCCTGACCCGAGTGGTGGATTTCCTGCAAGACAATCTGCTCATCATCATCGTGGTGACCTCCCTTCTCATCGTCATGGTCTTCATCATCTGCTGTGCTTCTGCCATGAGTCATAAGCGTAAGCGGAGGCCTACAAACCCCCTCCGCAGCAACCCAAGAAGTACATGGCTGATAAACAAGGTGGACGCAAGGAGTTCAAGCGAGTTCAGGAGAGACCGTACGCTGGTTGACCACGTCAAGAGGGTCCAGAATCAGAGCATGGCATCCCCCAAGCACCTGCGCCAACCCTCCAAGGCTCTGGtgggagagaaggggagagatGTCAGGTCGTCTCCTCGCCAGGAGAGTTCAGAAAGGTCAGGGATGggtagaggaggtggagaagaggagaggaggatgccAAAGCACAAGGAGCAGCCCAAAGTAACAGGTGAGGAGGTGCAGCAGAAGCTCCAGTTCCAGTCAATCCAGTGTGCACCTGCAGCCACCTGA